A region of the Vibrio chagasii genome:
TTTTGATGTTGCGGTTCACGTGGGTACTTTGGCCGCAGTCGTGATCTATTTCCGTAAAGAAGTGATTTCGTTGTTGAGCGCATTCTTCGGCTCAGTGTTTAAGGGCGACCGCAGCAAAGAAGCTAAATTGGCATGGATGATCATCCTTGCGACGATTCCGGCATGTATCTTTGGCCTGCTGATGAAGGACATTGTTGAACTTTACCTTCGCAGTGCATGGGTAATTGCGACAACGACCATCGTCTTTGGTTTGTTGTTGTGGTGGGTGGATAAGAACTCAAGCCTACGTGATGATGAGTACCAAGCGGGCTGGAAAAAAGCGTTGTTTATTGGTCTTGCTCAGGCAATGGCAATCATTCCTGGTACCTCTCGCTCAGGTGCTACGATTACGGCAGCACTTTACCTTGGCTTTACTCGTGAAGCGGCAGCTCGATTCTCTTTCCTAATGTCTATCCCAATCATCACTTTAGCTGGTGGTTACTTAGGACTTAAGCTTGTGACCAGTGGCGACCCAATTCATGTGGGTACACTGCTAACCGGTATTGCGGTGTCTTTCATCAGTGCTTACATCTGTATTCACTTCTTCTTGAAGCTTATCTCACGTATGGGCATGACACCGTTTGTTATCTACCGCCTAATCCTAGGTTGTGGTCTGTTTGCTTTCTTAATGATGCAGTAACAGGCGCTGATAACAGCCTCGTCATAAAATTGAAAAAGCCCGCAGTTAAGCGCAATGTAGATCAGATAAGGATCGGTTGACCGATCCTTCTTCTGAGAGATAATCGGAAGCCTGTTTCTAGGCTTCCGATTTTTTATGTCTATCCAAAACTATTTTGTCGATTTCCTCGAAGAAAATCCTGTTGATGTAGCTCAACTCACCACTTTCTCTGAACATATCCCAGATGAATGGGTTGTTAAGGCAGCTAGTCTTTCTGATAAAGCGACTATTCGCCGACGTCGACTACCAAGTGACATGGTCTTGTGGTTAATTGTCGGCATGGCCTTCTTCCGTAATGAACCAATTGCCGAAGTCGCACGAAGAATGAATGTCTGTGCGGATGGCTTGGCTGATGAAGAGTTATTAGCAAAAAGTGCTTTAACCCAGGCAAGACAACGTTTAGGCAGTGCTGCACCAGAGTGGTTGTTTAAACAATGTGGGCGAACGTGGGGTCTTGAACGATACCGTGATGATACGTGGCAAGGATTACAAGTTTTTGCTGTAGACGGTGCTCTTTTTCGCACCGCGGATACGCCCGAACTTAGAGAGCACTTTGGCTCGGGTAATACCTCGAGTAGCAGGCAGACACCACATCCAATGCTAAGAGTTGTGACTATGATGAATGTCCGTTCTCATGTCATCGTTGACGCTGCCATAAGCCCTTATCGGCGTGGTGAAATCCCACTTGCTATGCCCTTCATCGACTCTTTACCAGATAACTCTGTGACGTTACTAGATAAAGGTTTTTACGGTGCAGACTTACTTCTCTCTCTTCAAAATAGCGGTATTAATAGACATTGGTTGATACCAGCAAGGAAAGGGTTGAAATACACACTTTTAGATGAAGAAGAAAGCAATGATATGCTCATCGAAATGAACGTCTCACCGCAAGCTCTCAAAAAGAACCCTAGTTTACCTGAAAAATGGCAAGTCAGAGCGGTGACCTATGAAGTACAAGGTAAGCAGAAAACTGTTTTTACATCCCTTCCAAGAGCAGACTACGACGCGAAAGCGGTAGCCGAACTTTATCATGAACGTTGGGAAATCGAATTAGGTTATCGTGATATCAAAAGCTCAATGCAACACAATGCCTTAGTATTACGCAGTAAAACAGTAAACCTTGTTTATCAAGAACTCTGGGGGCTGTTGCTTGGTTATAATTTGGTAAGACGTGAAGCAAGTCAGGCAGCAGTTGAACATGGAAGAATGCCGAATGAAATTAGCTTTAAATACGCTTGTCAGTTTATAGCGAGCCAACTGAAGGTGATGAGTAAAGCGATATCGCCAGGCAATACACCTAAGCGTTTAAAGAGTCTAAGGGGAGACTTATCAGTCCTCTTTATAGACAAACGCCCTAAGCCTAATCGGCCTAGGGCGGTAAAAATATCAAAGACTCGCTACCCAATTAATCGCAAAGCAGCTCCGCTTAAGTGAACTACATTGCGCTTAACTGCGGGCTTTTTAATGCGTGCTTACTAACAGGTTTAAGATCAACTATCAGTGAGTTCTGATAATGCGTTTTCAATGGCTGCCGCTCTGCGCTTCTCTTGCTCTTCTCGAATATATTTACCTTTAAAGCCATCGGCAATGATCGCTTTTACTTCAACTTGCAGCGCCGCTTGATAGGCCGTTTCAAAACGAGCTTTTTGAGGATAAGGGTGATCTTCTAACCCTTTACGGCCTGCGTGGTCAGCTTGGCAGCAAAGTAAGATGTCGTTAAGGCGGTCTGGTTTACGCCAAACATCGAACTTGTTGAGAATCTTAAGGAAAGTTGTCGGCTTGAGCTCGTCTGCACGATGAATGTTTGAGTGTTGCTCACACACTAATAATGCGAGGTCTCTGAATTCATTGGGCACTCTCACTCGCTCACACAGTTTCTTGATGATCTTAACACCAGTGTGGCAGTGCATTTTATGGCTTGGCCATTCAGCTTGTGGTGTCACGCCTTTACCTAAGTCATGCACTTGAGCGGCAAAGCGTACGGGCAGCGATGGGCTTAATAGCGCGGCTTGCTGAGCCACCATCATAGTATGGATACCCGTGTCGATCTCAGGGTGC
Encoded here:
- a CDS encoding undecaprenyl-diphosphate phosphatase, with the protein product MSYFESFILALVQGFTEFLPISSSAHLILPSAVLGWEDQGLAFDVAVHVGTLAAVVIYFRKEVISLLSAFFGSVFKGDRSKEAKLAWMIILATIPACIFGLLMKDIVELYLRSAWVIATTTIVFGLLLWWVDKNSSLRDDEYQAGWKKALFIGLAQAMAIIPGTSRSGATITAALYLGFTREAAARFSFLMSIPIITLAGGYLGLKLVTSGDPIHVGTLLTGIAVSFISAYICIHFFLKLISRMGMTPFVIYRLILGCGLFAFLMMQ
- a CDS encoding IS4 family transposase codes for the protein MSIQNYFVDFLEENPVDVAQLTTFSEHIPDEWVVKAASLSDKATIRRRRLPSDMVLWLIVGMAFFRNEPIAEVARRMNVCADGLADEELLAKSALTQARQRLGSAAPEWLFKQCGRTWGLERYRDDTWQGLQVFAVDGALFRTADTPELREHFGSGNTSSSRQTPHPMLRVVTMMNVRSHVIVDAAISPYRRGEIPLAMPFIDSLPDNSVTLLDKGFYGADLLLSLQNSGINRHWLIPARKGLKYTLLDEEESNDMLIEMNVSPQALKKNPSLPEKWQVRAVTYEVQGKQKTVFTSLPRADYDAKAVAELYHERWEIELGYRDIKSSMQHNALVLRSKTVNLVYQELWGLLLGYNLVRREASQAAVEHGRMPNEISFKYACQFIASQLKVMSKAISPGNTPKRLKSLRGDLSVLFIDKRPKPNRPRAVKISKTRYPINRKAAPLK